The segment TGTCTTTGATTTTGTATACTTTCCTCacctttaactttaaaatacgGTTGTTTGTTTTCAGATGTTGGTGATGTTTCGGAACCCTAAAGATACTGTCGTCTCTTATTTCCATTTCATGAACAACAATCCGGTGCTGCCTAAAGCCGAGTCCTGGGACAAATTCTTTTCTGATTTCATGTCAGGTGAAGGTGAGATGAACGCTCTAGAGCTTCTGAATTTACAATAAtcataatgtttatttcttaaaagtTAACCACTGATTTGATTTTAACATACAGTTGCCTGGGGATCATATTTTGACCATGCCCTAGCCTGGGAAAAACACATGGACGACCCTAATGTGTTGGTTGTGACCTATGAGGAGCTAAAGGAGGTAtgtatttgtatgtatgtatgaattaatgaatgtacAGTGGGTACAGAAATTAATCACTCCTTAAAACAATTAACTTTAgttgctttgcagcctgaaataAAGATTTAGTTTATATTTCATCCAGCTGTATATAATCAGTGCACCTTCTAACAACAGTAAAAATAGAACACCAACATGTCACAAATAACCTGCTACTGCTTAAGAGTTGCTGTGGGCCTCTTGGTAACCTATCTGACCAGTTTCCTCCTGGCTTCTTCATCCATTTTGGACCAGCATCCTTATTCAGGGAGGGTCTTTTACTGTAGTTAATTGTTTGCTTCAGTGGCACTACCAGGGACTAAAATGCTCCAGCTTTTCATGCTGAGCTAATCAAAATGACTACAGCTGATCACAGTTGAAGGTCAAATGACTGTTTGCCATTAAGAAGGTGATTAGCTTCACCTGATTTGAGTTTACAACTCATTTGTAGGAGGGGGAGATCCTTTTCCAAatcaataattctttttttttttcctggaatgTTTTTCCTGGCATGCAAATATCTTTCATGCAGATGCTAAAAGTTAATACAGCTGGATCAAACAAAAACGGGGgtgattcttttctatacccaTTATATGTATGAATGAgttaatgaataaacaaataaatacatttcttgaTTCAAGCtggttatatttaaattttagcaTATCaggttaaaattaatttgtgtttatgttgtaaaaactcgttttttattattattttttattatacccACCTTTTATTGTAttctcacatatacagtatagtatgtgGAGTATaaatcattgttgttgtttttttaatccttttattAGAACCTGCCTGAGGGTGTAAAGAAAGTGGCAGACTTCTTCAGCTTCCCTCTGACTAATGAACAGGTCGAGGCGATTGCCGGAGAGAGCACATTCAGTGCCATGCGTACGAGCTCTGAAAATTCTCATGGAAAGTTTGGCAAAGTTTTTTTCCGAAAAGGTAATAAagctaaacattttaatggtggGCTTGTGGATGGGTTTACAAGCTAAGTCAAAAAGAAATAGGAAATGGGCAGAAATCAAGACATTAAAACTGAGAAGGATGCCATAATCTCCTCTGACGATGTATCACTAATCTCTGGGTCTATGTATGTGGAGGAGGATAAAATAGGGCTTTCCTCTAAATGTGGTaccataaaatatttatgtgcCTATCTGTACTGGATGTGTTTTATATTAGCTATAAACAAATGAGCCTTGGGAGACTGTCATAACACATTTAGGAGTGTTTAATCTAAAAGTACCCTGTAGCTATGCCTCTGTTATAGGCTGACGTCCTTTATTCAGATAAAGTCCTGGTATAACTGTTTCTTGGTATATAAACAGTGTAGCATCAACTGAAGGCCAGGTATACAAACATGTATATTTGTTCATTCTGATCGTTTACCAGGTGAAGTTGGAGACTGGAAGAAGCACTTCAGCGAGGCTCAGAGTAAGCAGATGGATGAAGAGTTCAAGAAGAAACTATCAGGAACCAGACTGGGAGCCAAGCTTAAATACGAACAGTACTGTCAGTAGTCTGAGgacttgtttttttaactgtgaTTTTAACACTCTTGTTCAGATGATTAGTAAATAAAGTGAttgcttatatatatttttattatttgcattgtttttaaatacaaaattgtgCACCAGTGCAACAGACACATTAAAATTGGGACTACAAAACATAACTAAGCAGCGTGTGTTTTACCCTTTATGCTCGCTGATAACTAGATTAAGAGAAGCACATCAGAACCATATTACGACTGAGTTTGACCGAACATGCGAAGAATGGAAACAAAACATGTATAAGATAGCAATGACTTTCGGCACAGGAATCATAACTCGAGCCAGGCTGCTTAAGAGAAGGTCATAATTTAGAGCCATTGTGACAAAATTTCTTACTGATTTACAAACAAACCCAGAATAAACCTAGGATAGTTTTCCTTGTCTGGATGTATTAATACTAGCTTTTATGCTTGCACCTGCAAATCACCTCTCCGTGCCATTACTCTGATAGTCCAGGAAAGAGTATATCAAAGCGCTCATATATCAAAGtaaaatttcccataagaaataatggcacttttgatgattcgttccacaactaaaaaatattcatataaaatataaaaaggagAGGAGAGTTGAGGAGGTGGGAGTGGGCTACCTTTTCGGACAattttcactcacacacacacaggcacgcaCAAACTCGCACAAAAGTTTGTGCATatgacatatacacacaaataagCACATACAAACGTTCTGCACTAGCAGAAAAAACTGTTCTGTTGGGAAACCtctaacaaggaacctctctaatgacacttgcgcgcacacacatatgatcacaattttatagtctattaaaaaaaatagctcgTCTTGCAAATCAATTACAGGCctagttactcacaatccaaggttccactgtataatcaGACTAAGGTTCCAATATGTGCTGTTCAagctacagtgaaaccttggattaacTTGGTCTGGATACACTGATTGCTGACCAGGGCTGCTAGCTAATAAAACTTAGCTACctagaaataatatttataattgatGAAATTGGAAAGCTTTTATCTTAACCACTTAGATAGGCACTGGCACTATAGCCTCAATTCCTGTTCCCTAATTACTCCCAAACAGGGGTAGGACAATGGAGTTGTCCACCATATGGGGATGGTGGTGATGTTCTTGAACCCCACGGGACTCCAAACCCCGCAGATCTCAATCCGATCAATTACCCATGGCCTTTTTTATCTGTTGCCAGTGTTCTGGTGCTTGACACTGCAGAACACCCCAGAGGCCCTGCAGAgccatacctacagtatattggaCATAGTGCTTTGTATTgtaatgttattgctgatcgATGTATGTGCCAGTGTACTTAAAGTCATAAAGTGGCTCCTCCTGGCCAGATTGTTATTCTAAGCcttatatatatagagagagagagagccggCGCGCTCGTCAAGCTCCGACAGCGCGGCTTTAGAACTGCACTGCCGAGTATACATCTGGCGAATCTCCGCTCTCTACCCAACAAAATGGACAAAGTTTTCCTGCTCTCCAGGAAAAATAAGGACTTTTCAAACTCTGCTGCGCTGTGTTTCACGGAAACCTGGCTGAATAAAGCCATTCCGGACAACGCGCTACACCTGCCGGGCTTCCAGCTGTTCAGAGCGGATCGTGACATAGAATCAACGAGGAAATCGCGAGGCGGCGGGACATGCTTTTACATCAATGAACGTTGGTGTACAAATGTGACACCATTGAAGAAGATGTGCTGTCCTGATCTAGAGGCATATTTTATCAACTGCAAGCCTTTCTATTCGCCGCAGGAGTTTACCTCGTTTAttcttgtgagtgtgtacatCCCTCCACAAGCGTGTGTGAACGCAGCATTGCAACAACTAGCTGCTCACATCACAGACACGGAGCAACAACACCTGGACTCTGTTATAATTATTCTTGGGGATTTTAACAAAGCAAACCTTAAACGTAAACTGCCTAAATACAGGATCTTGTACAACCAGGCCAGGAACACACTAACAAGGGCGATCAGAGCGGCTAAGAGAAGCTACTTTGAAAAACTGGAGAATCTGTTTTCTGTAAACGACCCTGCTTTAGTGTGGAAAGGCCTGAAAACCATCACTAACTACAAGACGCCAACCCCCAACTCTATAGGGAATCAACAACtggttgatgacctgaataAGTTCTATTGTAGATTTGAAACACCCAGTCTCACACCACACCCCGGTCCTGACCCTCTTTCTACACCACCATTATCACCTCTGGCAACcaccctccccctcccccccaccctgcactccaggtctgtgaaaaggatgttcgccagatttttctaaaacaaaagagaaggaaagctcCAGGCCCAGACGGCGTGACACCAGCCTGTCTGAAATGCTGTGCTGACCAGCTGGCTCCCAACTTCACACAGATCTTCAACAGATCACTGGAACAATGTGAAGTGCCTTTGTGCTTTAAACGTTCCACAATCATCCCCATTCCAAAAAAACCTAAAATCTCAGGACTTAATGACTACAGACCAGTCGCCCTAACATCTGTGGTCATGAAGTCATTTGAAAGACTGGTGTTGGCCTATCTGAGGGACATCACAGGACCCTTACTGGACCCCCTGCAGTTTGCCTATAGAGCAAACAGGTTTGTTGATGATGCAGTCAACATGGGACTGCACTTTATCCTTTAACATCTGGACAAACATGGGGCTTATGTAAGGgtcttgtttatagactttttatcagcttttaatacgatcatcccagcactgcttcagaccaaactaaaccagctctctgttcctagctctatctgtcactggatcatcagctttctgacagacaggcagcagctagtgagaCTGGGTAAATTCATGTCCAACAGACACACCACCAATACCggagcccctcagggatgcGTTCTTTTCCCACTGCTCTTCTCCCTCTACACCAAcgactgcacctctacagaccccattgtcaagctcctgaaatttgcagatgacactacAATCATGGGCCTCATTCAGTACATTGACGAGTCTGCATACAGAAGTCAGGtcgagcagctggctgtctggtgcagtcacaacaacctggagctgaacacgctcaaaacagtggagatgattgtggactttaggaggaacccacctgcacttcccccactcaccatcatgaacagcactgtgaccgcagtggagtcattccggttcctgggCACAACCATCTTTCAGGACCTGAAGTgagacattcacattgacttcattgttaaaaaggcccaccagaggttgtatttccctagccagctaaagaaattcaacctgccacaggaactgctcacacagttctactcagccgtcattgaatccgtcctgtgcacttcaataactgtctggtttggctcagctacgaaaacagacattagaagactacaaaggccagttcggactgctgaaagaattattggcactgccctgcccacgccgctgtatacatccagagtaaggaaaagggctcggaatatcactttggacccctcacacccaggccaccttttatttaaactagatagagcaccaaacactaggacagtcaggcacaaaaacagtttttttccccaggcaatctccctcatgaacagttaaacatcaactgtcaataaatatatctgcaatattgtgtacagtaccacagtgcaatatactgtataataccacagatttcagatattcatataacttatttaaaagtatctcacaccctactccatttgatgtcaaacttctttttttttgtcgtgctgttttgtcttgtcatttgttttctgttctgtaagctctgtcactaaaataaattccttgtacgtgcaagcgtacttggcaataaaactctttctgattctgatatcTGGTGAGAACCTCCAGTTAAAGACCTTAGATCAAATTGTCGATTACAGTAACACTCCAGATGTGCCCAAACATGCTTAAGACTAGAATTATTTGCCGATGTCACGATACACATCCTGGTTAACTGGTAAAGTTGCCTCTGATTTTCAGTATATCAACAATGATGATAGTGTCATCCAAGCTGTTACATTAGAGGCCCAGTTCCTACTATACCCAAGCCTCTCATACCTCTTTTTCACCAAAGTGAACTAGGTGTTTATGTCTTGTGCTGGCTGGTTCAATAGAAAACCTCCTAAGAAATGGCATTGTTCCTCAAGGTAGAGAGTCACGCCATTACATTACTCTATACATCCATGTACGTCTCTACTTTTTACTTTCCTAATTTGTCCATGGTCACCCAAATTGGGACACCCTTGGTGGAAAAGGGGTTATCTCAATGTTGCAACAGAAGAcatcattaaataaatgcattaggaGCCTTAGGTGAAAATAATGATTTGTATGAATTCCTATAAACTTGGAATAATCCTACacatttgttaataataataataataataataataataataataataataataagacaaagaagaagttaaTGTCTGGACCCCTAATAAGTCATAGTGCATCTCTTAATGTCCTGACCCCCATGTAATCATAATTCTAAGTCAAAGCTTCATCAATAAGTAACCAAACACCCAAACAACTTGAAAAACCAAACAACTCATTCTCACGCAAGCCTttattacatatacacacacccacacactcacatactgtcAGTTACACCACTGTTCAGTCAGCAGGAGAAGAGACCAGGGACCTTAAGCAACAGGAACAAGATGTCTACTCCAACTTAAGCAAGCATAAAGTCCATCATGGAGCGGGGCATGAATATGAAGGATGAGGAGAAGCTTTACAAGCGAAATGGGATCCTTTACTCAACAATCCTGAGCCCACCTGAGAACCTGGATGCTTTAAAATGT is part of the Clarias gariepinus isolate MV-2021 ecotype Netherlands chromosome 15, CGAR_prim_01v2, whole genome shotgun sequence genome and harbors:
- the LOC128543052 gene encoding sulfotransferase 6B1-like, encoding MSAPNFAAKRMTNMERGMNMKDEGKLFKRDGILYPTIISPPENLDALKDLQAREDDVMLVAYPKCGCNWMVGVMRKILTACGYTFPDRPHIFEFHSPDIQKLAARMPPRRFFATHLHPDIIPVSFKTNKTKMLVMFRNPKDTVVSYFHFMNNNPVLPKAESWDKFFSDFMSGEVAWGSYFDHALAWEKHMDDPNVLVVTYEELKENLPEGVKKVADFFSFPLTNEQVEAIAGESTFSAMRTSSENSHGKFGKVFFRKGEVGDWKKHFSEAQSKQMDEEFKKKLSGTRLGAKLKYEQYCQ